DNA sequence from the Streptomyces sp. NBC_01497 genome:
ACGTTCGCGTACGCGCCGGAGGGCCGGCCGGGCGACGAACTGGTGGGGCACCAGTACGAGCTGACGCTGTAACCGGCCGCCGGAGCCCACGCCCCGGGGCACCAACGGGCAACCACGGGGGCGGGCGCCCCGTCCGCCGCTACTTCCGCACGCCCCGGTGAAGCGCGACCACGCCGCCCGTCAGGTTCCGCCACGCCACGTCCGACCAGCCGCAGCGCTTCATCCGGGCCGCGAGACCCCGCTGGTTGGGCCAGGCCCGGATGGACTCGGCGAGGTAGACGTACGCGTCGGGGTTGGAGGAGACCGCGCGCGCCGTGGGCGGCAGCGCGCGCATCAGGTACTCCTGGTAGATCGTCCGGAAGGGGCCGAACGTCGGCTCCGAGAACTCGCAGATCACGACCCGGCCGCCGGGCTTGGTCACCCGGTACAGCTCGCGCAGCGCCTGCTCGGAGTCCTCGACGTTGCGCAGTCCGAAGGAGATCGTCACGGCGTCGAAGACCTCGTCCGCGAAGGGCAGGCGGGTCGCGTCGCCGGCCGTGAACGGCATCCACGCGTAGCGCCGCTTGCCCTCGCGCAGCATCCCCATCGAGAAGTCGCACGGCACCACGTACGCGCCGGTCCGGGCGAACGGCTGCGACGAGGTCGCCGTGCCGGCCGCCAGGTCGAGGACCTTCTCGGCCGGACGGGCGTCGACGGCCTTCGCGACCTCCTTGCGCCACAGGCGGGTCTGGCCGAGTGAGAGCACGTCGTTCGTGCGGTCGTACTTCTCCGCCACGTCGTCGAACATGGTGGCGACTTCTTGTGGCTTCTTGTCCAGGGATGCACGGGTCATTCCCCCATTGAATCAGCCCGCCTCCCGGCGTCCGGGACCGCCGAGGCGGACCGGGGCCCGGCCGCGTCGTGGCCCGCCCGCCCTCCGCGCCGTGGTCCCGCGCGGGCCGCGCCGCTACGCCCGCCGGTGGACGAGCCGGCCACCGAGAACGGTGACCACGCACGTCTCGGCGGGGCCGCCGGGGGCCGGGCTCGGCGATGCCGGCGCCGGGCCCAGCACCGTGAAGTCCGCGTCCCCGCCGCTCACGAGGTCGGCCGGGTGGTCCCGCAGGCCCGCGCGGCGGACTGCGGCCGCGACCTGGGGGCGGGTGAAGGGACCGGCGACGGCCGTGACCCCGCGCGCGAACAGCCGTTGCACGCCCCGGCGTGCGCTGGCGCTCCAGCGGGTGTCCGTCATCGCGATCCCGGCGACCGGCACGGGGTCCGTGCCGAGGGCGTCGGCCTCACGCGGGTCGGGCCAGTAGAAGGCCTCCAGCAAGGCCGTGCCGTCGGCCGCGTACCGGCCGGGCTCCAGGACGCCGTCCCAGGCCCGCACCCGCGCGCCGCCGCGCTCGCCCCCGTAGGTCTCCAGC
Encoded proteins:
- a CDS encoding demethylmenaquinone methyltransferase, which encodes MTRASLDKKPQEVATMFDDVAEKYDRTNDVLSLGQTRLWRKEVAKAVDARPAEKVLDLAAGTATSSQPFARTGAYVVPCDFSMGMLREGKRRYAWMPFTAGDATRLPFADEVFDAVTISFGLRNVEDSEQALRELYRVTKPGGRVVICEFSEPTFGPFRTIYQEYLMRALPPTARAVSSNPDAYVYLAESIRAWPNQRGLAARMKRCGWSDVAWRNLTGGVVALHRGVRK